The following are from one region of the Tachysurus fulvidraco isolate hzauxx_2018 chromosome 15, HZAU_PFXX_2.0, whole genome shotgun sequence genome:
- the slc4a1a gene encoding solute carrier family 4 member 1a (Diego blood group) isoform X1: MEAVINFAGDNDMSYEDAESPPASPFNMPFPERTGSYDLEQKRKEQQEGQPAENYIISTHPDAAWNSNTNATTRGDAQSYVELNELLGVKWQETGRWVGYEETFNPTSGKWGSSHISCLTFRSLIQLRKVMSTAAVLLDLKENDFTVIAERIVDGLLTKNEIRSSDQEDLLKALLEKRSQADGTQVTSGGIEMQTFSVTKQRDTSDDIEASIVLSGAVDFLQKPVVAFVRLHDSVVMDGIMEAALPVRFIFALLGPTESGIDFHESGRAMGTLLADWVFCLEAYLADSEKELTNAIADFMDCSVVIPPTEIQSETMLQPIIRFQKKMLHERLRPADTRILLGAKPKAEHEQPRDDPLVRTGIPFGGMVKDIKRRYRHYLSDFIDGLNPQVFSAIIFIYFAALSPAITFGGLLADKTEGWMGVSELLISTSAQGIFFCLFAAQPVLVIGFSGPLLVFEEAFFEFCKSQGYEYIVGRVWVGMWLIIIVLIVVAAEASFLVRFISRFTQEIFSILISLIFIYETFYKLFKIFQAHPLQLNYPDPTNNTTKVKNGPYANTALLSMCLMLGCFFIAYFFRQFKNSIFLPGPIRRMIGDFGVPIALFLMVAVDFSINDVETQKLTVPKGLSVTNTAVRGWFINPLGVKNTFPIWLMFGSAIPALLVFILIFLESQITTLIVSKPERKMVKGSGFHLDLLLIVVMGGIASLFGSPWLSAATVRSVTHANALTVMSKGPKPEISKVLEQRISGILVAVLVGVSIFMEPVLKLIPMSALFGIFLYMGITSLSGVQLWDRVQLLIVPKKYHPSHPYATRVKTWRMNLFTFIQLVCLGVLWAVKSTKASLALPFVLILTVPLRILLTGRLYTTTEMKCLDSDDAKVTFEEEQGVDVYDECPFS; this comes from the exons CGGCCTGGAACAGCAACACCAACGCCACCACCAGAGGCGATGCTCAG TCATATGTAGAGTTGAACGAGCTGTTGGGGGTAAAATGGCAGGAGACCGGTCGCTGGGTGGGGTATGAAGAAACATTCAATCCAACCAGTGGGAAATGGGGGTCCTCACACATTTCCTGTCTCACCTTCAGAAGCCTTATTCAGCTCCGCAAGGTCATGAGCACAG CGGCGGTGCTGTTGGACCTAAAGGAAAATGACTTCACAGTTATTGCTGAGAGGATCGTAGATGGACTTCTGACAAAGAATGAAATTCGGAGCTCAGATCAGGAAGACTTGCTGAAGGCACTGTTAGAGAAGCGCAG TCAGGCTGATGGCACCCAGGTTACCTCAGGAGGCATTGAGATGCAGACCTTCTCTGTCACCAAACAG AGAGACACATCTGATGACATAGAGGCATCTATTGTGTTATCAG gtgcggTGGACTTTCTGCAGAAGCCGGTCGTGGCATTTGTGCGACTGCATGATTCTGTGGTGATGGACGGGATTATGGAGGCTGCACTGCCTGTGCGCTTTATATTTGCCCTGTTAGGCCCTACTGAGAGCGGCATAGATTTCCACGAGAGTGGACGAGCCATGGGTACACTCCTGGCTGACTGG GTCTTTTGCTTGGAGGCTTATCTTGCTGATAGTGAAAAAGAGCTGACCAATGCCATTGCTGACTTTATGGACTGCAGCGTTGTAATCCCGCCCACTGAGATCCAGAGCGAGACCATGCTCCAGCCAATCATCCGCTTCCAAAAGAAGATGCTACATGAAAGACTCCGCCCTGCTGACACCCGAATCCTATTAGGAGCAAAACCTAAAG CAGAGCATGAGCAGCCACGGGATGATCCATTGGTGCGAACTGGAATTCCATTTGGTGGAATGGTCAAGGATATCAAGCGTCGTTACCGCCATTACCTGAGTGACTTCATCGATGGTTTAAATCCCCAGGTGTTTTCTGCCATAATTTTCATCTATTTTGCTGCCCTTTCTCCTGCTATTACCTTTGGAGGACTTCTGG CGGATAAGACAGAAGGATGGATGGGAGTGTCAGAGCTTTTGATCTCCACTAGCGCACAGGGAATCTTTTTCTGCCTATTTGCTGCCCAACCAGTGCTGGTCATCGGCTTTAGTGGGCCACTGCTGGTGTTTGAAGAAGCGTTCTTTGAA ttCTGTAAGTCGCAGGGCTACGAGTACATTGTGGGTCGTGTATGGGTTGGAATGTGGCTGATCATCATTGTGTTGATTGTCGTCGCGGCTGAGGCTAGTTTCCTCGTCCGCTTCATCTCTCGTTTTACACAAGAGATCTTCTCCATTCTCATCTCCCTGATTTTCATCTATGAAACCTTTTACAAGCTATTCaag ATTTTCCAAGCTCATCCTCTGCAGCTAAACTACCCAGATCCtacaaacaacaccacaaaaGTCAAGAATGGACCCTACGCCAACACTGCACTGCTCTCTATGTGCCTGATGCTGGGCTGCTTTTTCATTGCCTACTTCTTCCGTCAATTCAAGAATAGCATCTTCCTCCCAGGCCCT ATTCGCCGCATGATTGGAGATTTTGGTGTTCCCATTGCCCTCTTTCTCATGGTTGCAGTTGACTTCAGCATTAATGATGTTGAAACACAG AAACTGACTGTCCCAAAGGGTCTGAGTGTGACCAACACTGCTGTCAGAGGCTGGTTTATCAACCCACTGGGAGTAAAGAATACATTCCCTATTTGGCTCATGTTTGGCAGTGCCATTCCAGCTTTACTGGTCTTCATTCTCATATTCCTTGAGTCCCAGATCACCAC GCTGATTGTAAGTAAACCAGAGAGGAAGATGGTGAAGGGCTCTGGCTTCCATTTGGATTTGCTTCTCATAGTGGTGATGGGTGGAATTGCCTCCCTTTTCGGTTCCCCCTGGCTTAGTGCTGCAACGGTGCGATCTGTCACCCATGCTAATGCCCTCACTGTCATGTCCAAAGGCCCTAAACCAGAGATTAGTAAGGTGCTGGAGCAGAGGATTAGTGGGATTTTGGTGGCTGTATTAGTTG GTGTGTCCATCTTTATGGAGCCCGTCCTCAAGTTGATTCCCATGTCAGCTCTGTTTGGCATCTTTCTCTACATGGGTATTACCTCTCTAAGTGGTGTTCAGCTGTGGGATCGCGTTCAGCTATTGATTGTGCCCAAAAAATACCACCCGTCTCATCCCTACGCCACTCGA gTAAAAACTTGGAGAATGAACCTCTTCACCTTTATCCAGCTGGTGTGTTTGGGCGTCCTTTGGGCGGTGAAATCCACCAAAGCTTCATTGGCTCTGCCGTTTGTCCTCATTCTTACCGTCCCTCTTCGTATTCTCTTGACTGGGCGCCTCTACACTACCACAGAGATGAAATGC TTGGATTCGGATGATGCCAAGGTGACATTTGAGGAGGAGCAGGGAGTGGATGTATATGACGAGTGTCCCTTCTCATAA
- the slc4a1a gene encoding solute carrier family 4 member 1a (Diego blood group) isoform X2: MEAVINFAGDNDMSYEDAESPPASPFNMPFPERTGSYDLEQKRKEQQEGQPAENYIISTHPDAAWNSNTNATTRGDAQSYVELNELLGVKWQETGRWVGYEETFNPTSGKWGSSHISCLTFRSLIQLRKVMSTAAVLLDLKENDFTVIAERIVDGLLTKNEIRSSDQEDLLKALLEKRSQADGTQVTSGGIEMQTFSVTKQRDTSDDIEASIVLSGAVDFLQKPVVAFVRLHDSVVMDGIMEAALPVRFIFALLGPTESGIDFHESGRAMGTLLADWVFCLEAYLADSEKELTNAIADFMDCSVVIPPTEIQSETMLQPIIRFQKKMLHERLRPADTRILLGAKPKEHEQPRDDPLVRTGIPFGGMVKDIKRRYRHYLSDFIDGLNPQVFSAIIFIYFAALSPAITFGGLLADKTEGWMGVSELLISTSAQGIFFCLFAAQPVLVIGFSGPLLVFEEAFFEFCKSQGYEYIVGRVWVGMWLIIIVLIVVAAEASFLVRFISRFTQEIFSILISLIFIYETFYKLFKIFQAHPLQLNYPDPTNNTTKVKNGPYANTALLSMCLMLGCFFIAYFFRQFKNSIFLPGPIRRMIGDFGVPIALFLMVAVDFSINDVETQKLTVPKGLSVTNTAVRGWFINPLGVKNTFPIWLMFGSAIPALLVFILIFLESQITTLIVSKPERKMVKGSGFHLDLLLIVVMGGIASLFGSPWLSAATVRSVTHANALTVMSKGPKPEISKVLEQRISGILVAVLVGVSIFMEPVLKLIPMSALFGIFLYMGITSLSGVQLWDRVQLLIVPKKYHPSHPYATRVKTWRMNLFTFIQLVCLGVLWAVKSTKASLALPFVLILTVPLRILLTGRLYTTTEMKCLDSDDAKVTFEEEQGVDVYDECPFS; this comes from the exons CGGCCTGGAACAGCAACACCAACGCCACCACCAGAGGCGATGCTCAG TCATATGTAGAGTTGAACGAGCTGTTGGGGGTAAAATGGCAGGAGACCGGTCGCTGGGTGGGGTATGAAGAAACATTCAATCCAACCAGTGGGAAATGGGGGTCCTCACACATTTCCTGTCTCACCTTCAGAAGCCTTATTCAGCTCCGCAAGGTCATGAGCACAG CGGCGGTGCTGTTGGACCTAAAGGAAAATGACTTCACAGTTATTGCTGAGAGGATCGTAGATGGACTTCTGACAAAGAATGAAATTCGGAGCTCAGATCAGGAAGACTTGCTGAAGGCACTGTTAGAGAAGCGCAG TCAGGCTGATGGCACCCAGGTTACCTCAGGAGGCATTGAGATGCAGACCTTCTCTGTCACCAAACAG AGAGACACATCTGATGACATAGAGGCATCTATTGTGTTATCAG gtgcggTGGACTTTCTGCAGAAGCCGGTCGTGGCATTTGTGCGACTGCATGATTCTGTGGTGATGGACGGGATTATGGAGGCTGCACTGCCTGTGCGCTTTATATTTGCCCTGTTAGGCCCTACTGAGAGCGGCATAGATTTCCACGAGAGTGGACGAGCCATGGGTACACTCCTGGCTGACTGG GTCTTTTGCTTGGAGGCTTATCTTGCTGATAGTGAAAAAGAGCTGACCAATGCCATTGCTGACTTTATGGACTGCAGCGTTGTAATCCCGCCCACTGAGATCCAGAGCGAGACCATGCTCCAGCCAATCATCCGCTTCCAAAAGAAGATGCTACATGAAAGACTCCGCCCTGCTGACACCCGAATCCTATTAGGAGCAAAACCTAAAG AGCATGAGCAGCCACGGGATGATCCATTGGTGCGAACTGGAATTCCATTTGGTGGAATGGTCAAGGATATCAAGCGTCGTTACCGCCATTACCTGAGTGACTTCATCGATGGTTTAAATCCCCAGGTGTTTTCTGCCATAATTTTCATCTATTTTGCTGCCCTTTCTCCTGCTATTACCTTTGGAGGACTTCTGG CGGATAAGACAGAAGGATGGATGGGAGTGTCAGAGCTTTTGATCTCCACTAGCGCACAGGGAATCTTTTTCTGCCTATTTGCTGCCCAACCAGTGCTGGTCATCGGCTTTAGTGGGCCACTGCTGGTGTTTGAAGAAGCGTTCTTTGAA ttCTGTAAGTCGCAGGGCTACGAGTACATTGTGGGTCGTGTATGGGTTGGAATGTGGCTGATCATCATTGTGTTGATTGTCGTCGCGGCTGAGGCTAGTTTCCTCGTCCGCTTCATCTCTCGTTTTACACAAGAGATCTTCTCCATTCTCATCTCCCTGATTTTCATCTATGAAACCTTTTACAAGCTATTCaag ATTTTCCAAGCTCATCCTCTGCAGCTAAACTACCCAGATCCtacaaacaacaccacaaaaGTCAAGAATGGACCCTACGCCAACACTGCACTGCTCTCTATGTGCCTGATGCTGGGCTGCTTTTTCATTGCCTACTTCTTCCGTCAATTCAAGAATAGCATCTTCCTCCCAGGCCCT ATTCGCCGCATGATTGGAGATTTTGGTGTTCCCATTGCCCTCTTTCTCATGGTTGCAGTTGACTTCAGCATTAATGATGTTGAAACACAG AAACTGACTGTCCCAAAGGGTCTGAGTGTGACCAACACTGCTGTCAGAGGCTGGTTTATCAACCCACTGGGAGTAAAGAATACATTCCCTATTTGGCTCATGTTTGGCAGTGCCATTCCAGCTTTACTGGTCTTCATTCTCATATTCCTTGAGTCCCAGATCACCAC GCTGATTGTAAGTAAACCAGAGAGGAAGATGGTGAAGGGCTCTGGCTTCCATTTGGATTTGCTTCTCATAGTGGTGATGGGTGGAATTGCCTCCCTTTTCGGTTCCCCCTGGCTTAGTGCTGCAACGGTGCGATCTGTCACCCATGCTAATGCCCTCACTGTCATGTCCAAAGGCCCTAAACCAGAGATTAGTAAGGTGCTGGAGCAGAGGATTAGTGGGATTTTGGTGGCTGTATTAGTTG GTGTGTCCATCTTTATGGAGCCCGTCCTCAAGTTGATTCCCATGTCAGCTCTGTTTGGCATCTTTCTCTACATGGGTATTACCTCTCTAAGTGGTGTTCAGCTGTGGGATCGCGTTCAGCTATTGATTGTGCCCAAAAAATACCACCCGTCTCATCCCTACGCCACTCGA gTAAAAACTTGGAGAATGAACCTCTTCACCTTTATCCAGCTGGTGTGTTTGGGCGTCCTTTGGGCGGTGAAATCCACCAAAGCTTCATTGGCTCTGCCGTTTGTCCTCATTCTTACCGTCCCTCTTCGTATTCTCTTGACTGGGCGCCTCTACACTACCACAGAGATGAAATGC TTGGATTCGGATGATGCCAAGGTGACATTTGAGGAGGAGCAGGGAGTGGATGTATATGACGAGTGTCCCTTCTCATAA